In Tiliqua scincoides isolate rTilSci1 chromosome 1, rTilSci1.hap2, whole genome shotgun sequence, the following are encoded in one genomic region:
- the LOC136647327 gene encoding proto-oncogene Mas-like translates to MTTDIAALSSHVAMAANKTISPKASAHDVQKVVVTLSIPMCMLGIFGNGIIFVFLCCVIKKTKYTIYALNIAIADLLNLIYHFIFFFIFLKPLYTSILFALILNMIYALSYNAAFFILAAFCTERCLLVYFPVWSQQHLSKFSPAIVCIILWGFSCLISVVEFIACHEKHEVSLSCWSAVIVKMFIEFLVFLSALIISSVALFMRTQKKALQIPLATVDITVIIMSFHFLIFDIAVRLLDAVVFWTERTDLPLTSISILCDIICSSGNPFIYLFVGCWRPPKAWRPIHVCLERALDGNVAQTTEENEEKA, encoded by the coding sequence ATGACAACAGACATTGCTGCCCTGTCTTCCCATGTTGCTATGGCAGCCAATAAAACCATCAGCCCAAAGGCAAGTGCACATGATGTGCAGAAAGTTGTTGTCACCCTCTCTATTCCCATGTGCATGTTGGGAATATTTGGGAATGGAATCATCTTCGTCTTTCTCTGCTGCGTCATCAAGAAGACCAAGTACACCATCTATGCCCTGAATATAGCTATTGCTGATTTGCTTAACCTCATTTAccactttatttttttctttatttttcttaaacCACTATACACGAGCATACTTTTTGCACTTATTTTAAATATGATCTATGCTCTCAGCTACAATGCCGCCTTCTTTATTTTAGCAGCCTTCTGCACTGAAAGGTGTTTGTTGGTCTATTTCCCAGTCTGGAGTCAACAGCACCTGTCCAAGTTCAGTCCGGCCATTGTGTGCATCATATTGTGGGGCTTCTCTTGCTTGATATCagttgtggaattcattgcctgCCATGAAAAACATGAAGTTTCTCTCAGTTGCTGGTCTGCAGTGATAGTCAAAATGTTTATTgagtttctggtttttttgtccGCCCTGATCATCTCCAGTGTGGCCCTTTTCATGAGAACACAGAAAAAAGCACTGCAAATACCTCTAGCTACGGTTGACATAACAGTTATCATTATGAGCTTCCATTTTCTTATCTTTGATATTGCTGTCAGACTTCTCGATGCCGTAGTGTTCTGGACCGAAAGAACTGACTTACCACTGACCTCCATTTCAATCCTATGTGATATCATATGCAGCAGTGGCAATCCTTTTATATATCTCTTTGTGGGATGTTGGAGACCACCAAAGGCCTGGAGACCCATCCATGTGTGTCTTGAGAGAGCTTTAGATGGAAATGTGGCACAGACAacagaagaaaatgaagaaaagGCCTGA